From Deinococcus aquaticus, one genomic window encodes:
- a CDS encoding CHASE domain-containing protein, with protein sequence MARPLSQRAPVMVLILIVGLTLAAALVVNAFVRDQQRSRFEREAAVYTQALQDRVSVYERLLGTMRAAWVAQGPLQTEASFSRFVDGLDLASRYPGLQAVGYGQSVAASATDRLERELRQTVTPDFRVREAGAPQAERVVISLIAPPNAQNISTLGFDMNSEPLRAQGFSAARTRDRVQATDLLPLAQRDEAGQPLSGFLMMMPLWNDPDSRQTLRGYLYLAVRADAFLQDLSPLQSGEPLLTRALLDGQALQATPPDLSGLPFRYTSTFSLAGQQWTLIHGASADFSRDFASTIPLLIVLVGLGTAGVAFLLVKAQVDARTRAENLNVSLAQARTRQEQARAEFEAIFQSMQDAAAFTDRGGRIRMVNRALSEQFRAAPDALNGHLLGVIHSDRRLDNRSAFHALTTTFERQDGSHFQGEMQRGEVRSPDGALLGLLETIRDVTDRVQSERALLAGERRSRGTLDAIPHMISVSHPDGQVTFTNGQFSARLGPQGLHAHLDAAGRAAYSQMTREAEQSGEGAQCEVQLQLPGGPRWAVLKIVPVLDERGQVSEWVTSATDIHDRVTAERLAQRNEQRYRGVIEGMPQIVWLTDPIGTPVYFNRRWSEFVGVSRSGSGFLGLLHPEDRADYSRRWADALRLTRPFEAEHRLLRHDGQYRTFVTRGLPVRDTTGRVIEWVGTSTDVDDSVYAENAARLLADVTEQLNVRSVNAAPLRHDRYRAALARLSSRFADSAALWSVHPTTLLATSSPSATWHAAAFQVVAGQAIERILETEDPVFIGADPALHRVNATGALFYPLIGRDGALVGVLGLLYRQALTNRDQDLAQDLAQRFTSALSNDLLQERVNAAQADLHQLNQSLEERVQRRTLELEAANRELEAFSYSVSHDLRTPLRHIVGFGDLLVKETGDGLSPKGQRYLKVITDSAGRMSQLIDDLLAFSRMGRQELRRVPVNLSTLIDSAWTVLEPDRAGRHVTLHLPGDLPTVPADQNLLELVFTNLLSNAIKYSRGRPEASVWITAQTAPEFVTVSVRDNGVGFDPRYVDKLFGVFQRLHRADEFEGIGIGLANVRRIVNRHGGQVSADAVPGEGATFTVTLPIHPEEA encoded by the coding sequence ATGGCCCGCCCGCTCAGTCAGCGCGCTCCGGTGATGGTGCTGATCCTGATCGTGGGCCTGACGCTGGCGGCGGCCCTGGTCGTCAACGCCTTCGTGCGCGACCAGCAGCGCAGCCGCTTCGAGCGGGAGGCCGCCGTGTACACCCAGGCGCTTCAGGACCGCGTGTCCGTGTACGAGCGGCTGCTGGGCACCATGCGCGCCGCTTGGGTGGCGCAGGGGCCGCTCCAGACCGAGGCGTCCTTCTCACGTTTCGTGGACGGCCTGGACCTCGCCAGCCGCTACCCGGGCCTGCAGGCCGTCGGGTACGGCCAGTCGGTCGCGGCGTCCGCCACGGACCGGCTGGAACGCGAGTTACGGCAGACCGTGACACCGGACTTCCGCGTGAGGGAGGCCGGCGCGCCCCAGGCGGAGCGGGTCGTGATCTCGCTGATCGCCCCGCCCAACGCGCAGAACATCTCGACGCTGGGGTTCGACATGAATAGCGAACCCCTGCGCGCCCAGGGGTTCAGTGCCGCGCGGACCCGTGACCGCGTGCAGGCGACCGACCTGCTGCCTCTCGCGCAGCGGGACGAGGCCGGCCAGCCCCTGAGCGGCTTCCTGATGATGATGCCCCTCTGGAACGACCCGGACAGCCGGCAGACCCTGCGCGGGTACCTGTACCTCGCCGTGCGCGCCGACGCCTTCTTGCAGGACCTCTCACCGCTACAGAGTGGCGAACCGCTCCTGACCCGCGCACTGCTCGACGGTCAGGCCCTCCAGGCGACCCCGCCGGACCTGAGCGGCCTGCCCTTCCGGTACACCTCGACCTTCTCGCTGGCCGGGCAGCAGTGGACACTGATCCACGGGGCCAGCGCCGACTTCAGCCGGGACTTCGCCTCGACCATTCCGCTGCTGATCGTGCTGGTCGGCCTGGGCACCGCCGGCGTGGCCTTCCTGCTGGTCAAGGCGCAGGTGGACGCCCGCACCCGCGCCGAGAACCTGAACGTGTCGCTCGCGCAGGCCCGCACCCGCCAGGAACAGGCCCGCGCGGAATTCGAGGCGATCTTCCAGTCCATGCAGGACGCCGCCGCTTTCACCGACAGGGGTGGCCGCATCCGCATGGTCAACCGCGCCCTGAGCGAGCAGTTCCGCGCCGCGCCGGACGCCCTGAACGGGCACCTGCTGGGCGTCATTCACAGTGACCGCCGCCTGGACAACCGCTCGGCCTTCCACGCACTCACCACCACCTTCGAACGGCAGGACGGCAGCCACTTCCAGGGCGAAATGCAGCGCGGCGAGGTCCGCAGCCCTGACGGCGCGCTGCTGGGCCTGCTCGAAACCATCCGCGACGTCACGGACCGCGTGCAGTCCGAACGCGCGCTGCTGGCCGGCGAACGCCGCTCACGCGGCACCTTGGACGCCATTCCGCACATGATCAGCGTCAGCCACCCCGACGGACAGGTGACCTTCACCAACGGGCAGTTCAGCGCCCGGCTGGGACCGCAGGGCCTGCACGCCCACCTGGACGCCGCCGGACGCGCCGCTTACAGCCAGATGACCCGCGAAGCCGAGCAGAGCGGCGAGGGCGCGCAGTGCGAGGTGCAATTGCAACTGCCGGGCGGGCCGCGCTGGGCGGTCCTGAAGATCGTGCCGGTCCTCGACGAACGCGGGCAGGTCAGCGAGTGGGTGACCAGCGCCACCGACATTCACGACCGCGTGACCGCCGAACGCCTCGCGCAGCGCAACGAGCAGCGGTACCGGGGCGTGATCGAGGGCATGCCGCAGATCGTGTGGCTGACCGACCCGATCGGCACGCCCGTGTACTTCAACCGCCGCTGGAGCGAATTCGTGGGCGTGTCCCGCAGCGGGTCGGGCTTCCTGGGCCTGCTGCACCCCGAAGACCGCGCCGACTACTCGCGCCGCTGGGCGGACGCACTGCGCCTCACCCGCCCCTTCGAGGCCGAGCACCGCCTGCTGCGCCACGACGGGCAGTACCGCACCTTCGTCACGCGCGGCCTGCCGGTGCGGGACACCACGGGCCGCGTGATCGAATGGGTCGGCACCAGCACGGACGTGGACGACTCCGTGTACGCCGAGAACGCCGCGCGCCTGCTGGCCGACGTGACCGAACAGCTGAACGTCCGCAGCGTGAACGCCGCCCCGCTGCGCCACGACCGCTACCGCGCCGCGCTGGCCCGCCTGTCCAGCCGCTTCGCGGACAGCGCCGCCCTCTGGAGCGTCCACCCGACCACGCTGCTGGCTACCTCCAGTCCCTCCGCCACGTGGCACGCGGCGGCCTTTCAGGTCGTGGCCGGGCAGGCCATCGAACGCATCCTGGAGACCGAGGACCCGGTGTTTATCGGCGCCGACCCGGCCCTGCACCGCGTGAACGCCACGGGCGCGCTGTTCTACCCGCTGATCGGGCGGGACGGGGCGCTCGTGGGCGTGCTGGGCCTGCTGTACCGGCAGGCGCTGACCAACCGCGATCAGGACCTCGCGCAGGACCTCGCGCAGCGCTTCACGTCCGCGCTGAGCAACGACCTGCTTCAGGAACGCGTGAACGCCGCGCAGGCCGACCTGCACCAGCTCAACCAGTCCCTCGAGGAACGCGTGCAGCGCCGCACCCTGGAACTCGAAGCCGCCAACCGGGAACTCGAAGCGTTCAGTTACAGCGTCAGTCACGACCTGCGCACGCCCCTGCGGCACATCGTGGGCTTCGGGGACCTGCTGGTCAAGGAAACTGGCGACGGCCTCAGCCCCAAGGGCCAACGGTACCTGAAAGTCATCACGGACTCCGCCGGGCGCATGAGTCAACTGATCGACGACCTGCTGGCGTTCTCCCGCATGGGCCGCCAGGAACTGCGGCGTGTGCCCGTGAACCTCAGCACCCTGATCGACTCGGCCTGGACGGTCCTGGAACCCGACCGCGCCGGACGCCACGTCACCCTGCACCTGCCCGGCGACCTGCCCACCGTGCCCGCCGATCAGAACCTGCTGGAACTGGTGTTCACGAACCTGCTGAGTAACGCCATCAAGTACTCGCGCGGCCGGCCGGAAGCCAGCGTGTGGATCACCGCCCAGACCGCCCCGGAGTTCGTGACCGTCTCGGTGCGGGACAACGGCGTCGGGTTCGACCCGCGTTACGTGGATAAACTGTTCGGTGTGTTCCAACGTCTCCACCGCGCCGATGAATTCGAAGGCATCGGCATAGGCCTCGCCAACGTGCGAAGAATCGTCAACCGTCACGGCGGTCAGGTCAGCGCGGACGCCGTCCCAGGCGAAGGCGCGACCTTCACCGTCACGCTCCCCATACACCCGGAGGAAGCGTGA
- a CDS encoding hybrid sensor histidine kinase/response regulator: MLHLEDSELDHELVTMHIDTDLPWPVEITRVEDEQGFLEALNTPPHLILSDFALPSYDGLSAYRAAHTRLPKVPFIIVTGAMGEETAVDTLREGVTDYILKQRLERLAPSIRRAIAEVESRIRRERAEREIRQLNGSLQARLEEVERLRNTAERQSQRLEIQAKQLEEALNLQKTFLAETSHELRTPLTALHGYLRRAEREAGGSQTLLDAQRVAENMTRLVNDLLQLSRGELVQSIEMHFMNLGQLLRQVGRDYGVKAPDGAYEIVGDPGRLNQVFINLVTNAIRVTGGPDKVSLEIVPRPGELEVRVVDHGPGVPDAVKPRIFDKFYRGKEAGSAGLGLTIAQQVVTAHGGTIDVVDTPGGGATFRVRLPLPDEEDGLDETDPAETDG; encoded by the coding sequence ATCCTGCACCTCGAAGACAGCGAACTGGACCACGAACTGGTCACCATGCACATCGACACCGACCTGCCCTGGCCGGTCGAGATCACCCGCGTGGAAGACGAGCAGGGCTTCCTGGAGGCCCTGAACACCCCGCCCCACCTGATCCTCAGTGACTTCGCGCTGCCCAGCTACGACGGCCTCAGCGCGTACCGCGCCGCGCACACCCGCCTCCCCAAGGTGCCGTTCATCATCGTGACCGGCGCCATGGGTGAGGAAACCGCCGTGGACACCCTGCGCGAGGGCGTCACCGACTACATCCTCAAGCAGCGCCTGGAACGGCTGGCCCCCAGCATCCGCCGCGCCATCGCCGAGGTCGAGAGCCGCATCCGCCGCGAACGTGCCGAACGGGAGATCCGTCAGCTCAACGGCTCACTCCAGGCCCGCCTGGAAGAGGTCGAGCGCCTGCGCAACACCGCCGAGCGCCAGAGCCAGCGCCTGGAAATCCAGGCCAAGCAGCTTGAAGAGGCCCTGAACCTCCAGAAGACCTTCCTGGCCGAAACCAGCCACGAACTGCGCACCCCCCTGACCGCCCTGCACGGCTACCTGCGCCGCGCCGAACGCGAGGCCGGCGGCAGCCAGACCCTGCTCGACGCGCAGCGCGTCGCGGAGAACATGACCCGCCTCGTGAACGACCTGCTGCAACTCTCACGCGGGGAACTGGTGCAGAGCATCGAGATGCACTTCATGAACCTCGGCCAACTGCTGCGGCAGGTGGGCCGCGACTACGGCGTGAAAGCCCCGGACGGCGCGTACGAGATCGTCGGCGACCCCGGCCGCCTGAACCAGGTGTTCATCAACCTCGTCACGAACGCCATCCGCGTGACCGGCGGCCCCGACAAGGTCTCGCTGGAGATCGTGCCCCGCCCCGGCGAACTGGAAGTCCGCGTGGTCGACCACGGCCCCGGCGTGCCGGACGCCGTGAAACCCCGCATCTTCGACAAGTTCTACCGTGGCAAGGAAGCCGGGTCCGCCGGACTGGGCCTGACCATCGCGCAGCAGGTCGTGACCGCGCACGGCGGCACCATCGACGTGGTCGACACGCCCGGCGGCGGCGCGACCTTCCGCGTGCGCCTGCCGCTGCCCGACGAGGAAGACGGCCTGGACGAGACGGACCCGGCAGAAACGGACGGCTGA